The DNA sequence AGAGTTTTCTTGTGTTGTAAACAAAAAAGTATTAACAAGCTTTGCAGCTTCTTCTCTACTTTGATACCCAACAAAAGAGATAAGCTCGCGAGATTGATTAAAAGAGAAGACTTCAAGTATCTCGCCCTTTTGGGTTTTAAACTTTTTGCCTTTTTTAAACTGTTCTGGAAAGTCACATTGTAGGTGAAGTTTAAGCTCACCTTTTAAGCCCACGAGTCGCCCAATTTGAGCGACTTCAATGAGTGAAGATTGATTATTCATCGTTAGCTTTGACAGTAACTCTGTAAGATTTCCCGTCTTTTGCTTTACACCCAGAGATAAGCGTCTTGAGTGAATTGATCATTTTGCCATCTTTACCAATTAACTTACCGGTATCAATTTTATCTGCATAGATGACAACTTCGCAAAATGTTCCATCAACATCGCTTCGCTCAACGCGTACACCTGCTGGGTTATCTACCAAAAGCTTGGCAAACTCTTCGAGAAATTTGTCAATCATGATTATTTACCAGTGATTTTAGCAACCCTGTCACTTAGCTTAGCGCCAACACTTTTCCAGTACGCAAGTCTCTCTGCATCAAATTTGATTGCTTGAGGATTGCTAAGTGGGTTATAGTAACCGATAGTCTCGATTGATCCACCATCACGTTTTTTTCTGCTGTCTGTTACGACGATTCTGTAAAATGGAGCTTTATTTCTACCCATTCTTGTTAATCTTACAACTGTTGCCATTTTTATGGTCTCCTTAAATTTTTTTCGACGACTTAGATTTACATGTAAAGCTTACATGTAGATATAAACCGTCACATCTTAACGAAGATGTGCGTGTTTACTTTGCGAAAGCATATTTTGAAGATCTTGCATTCCCTTCTTACCAGAGAACTTCTTCGCCATCTTAGCGGCATTGCCAAATTGCTTTAAGAAGCGATTGACTTCAACTTGAGACAGACCTGAGCCTTCTGCAATACGACGCTTTCGACTGTTGTTCAATAATTCTGGATCTTCACGCTCTTTTTTTGTCATTGAGCCAATCATCGCTTTAATACGTTTCATCTCAACAGAGTTTTCCATATCAACATCTTTGAGTTTTCCAGCCATCTGCGAAAGACCTGGAATCATACCGATCAAAGACTTCATACTACCAAGCTTTTTCATCTGTTCCATCTGCTCTAAAAAGTCATTAAAGTTAAATTCACCTTTTTTAATCTTTTTAGTCAGTGCTTTTGCTTGTTTTTCATCAATAATAGAACTTGTTTTTTCCGCCAAAGTTTCAAGATCGCCCTCGCCCATCAAACGGCTGACAATACGATCAGGAATAAAGTGTTCTAAATCTGCAACTTTTTCGCCTACGCCGATAAAACGAAGTGGGACATTGGTCTGCTCTGCAATACCAAGTGCGACACCACCTTTTCCATCGCCATCAAATTTACTTAAAATAACACCGCTAAGGGTAATTTTTTCATGGAAAGTCACCGCACTTTTTACAGCGTCTTGACCCGTCATAGAGTCCGCAACGTAAAAGATTTCGTCCGGTGTCACTTCTTTTTTAATGGCTTCTAGCTGATCCATAAGTTCTGCATCAATTGCCAAGCGACCTGCGGTATCCACTAAAACGACATCATACAAGCCTTCTTTGGCTTTTTTCATCGCGTTTTTAGCAATATTTACAGGATTAGCATTTGCATCTTCAGAATAAAGATCAATCTCATTGGCTGAACAGAGTTGTCGTAATTGCTCAACTGCCGCTAAACGTTGAAGGTCACACGCTACGACTAAAACTTTTTTTTGTTTTAATTTTAGATAATTCGCTAACTTTACAGTCGTGGTTGTTTTACCACTTCCTTGTAAACCTACCATCAACACAGTGGTTGGTGGTTTAGAGGCAAAAACAAACCCTTGACGTCCAGGAACGGTTAAGATGGTTGTTAAATTTGTTTTTAAAGAGCGTAAAAAATTGGCTTGACCAATTCCTTTTGCTTTCGTCTCAAGTTCTACTTGTCGCAATAAATCACGTACAATTTTATGATGGACATCCGCTTTGAGAAGCGCTTTTTTAAGGTTCTCTAGGGCACTTTTTAAAGACTTTTCATCATCACTGAAACGTATTTTATTGATGGCTGAACGAAACGAATCGGTTAAAACCTCAAACACAAATTATCCTTTTTGATCTATTCATGCATACCTGCTTTTGGCAAAGGAACGCAATTTTACAAAATAAATACTTTAAACTAAATTAAACCTTAAATTACGGCAACTATTTTTGAACTTAATATTTAATATAAAGCCCTAAAATACAGATTTCTATTCGTCTTTCTCTTTTTTTATCAAACGCTAAATTTTATAAAATCTTCAGGTTCTTTTGTTTGAAAAATATAACCTAATAGCATGATTTTAGAAGCATGTAACATCAAACGCTTAAAGGGTCGTCCACCGTATTCGGTATCTCCCAAAATAGAAGCACCAATGCTTTTAAGATGTACTCTAATTTGATGTGTTCTGCCTGTTTCAATGCGTACTTTGATCTTGGAACGTTTTCCCTCAATCATCAAAGGCTCAACATGACTAATCGCCTCTTTGCCATCTGCGCTGATTTTACTGTACGCCGTATTGCCTTTTTTAATGGTCATAATTGGGGCATTAATTTCTACGGGTTCAACAATCTTAGCTTCCACGATGGCAAGATACTCTTTTTGAACTTCTCGCTTCTTAAAGGCGATCACCGCACGTTTGCGGAACTCATCATCTTTTGTTAAGAGTAAAACGCCACTTGTTTCACGATCAAGTCTATGCAAGAGTGGCAATTTTTTGATCTCTGCGACTTCTTCTGATGTCATAAAGGCGGGTTTATCCACTGCCATAATAAACTCATCTTCAAAAATCACTTTTATCGGTGCAATTTTTTCAACTTTAAATTTAGTGGTTTCGATAAGTTCACCACGTGCAACACTTACTTTTTTACCCGCGGAATATACAACACCACGATCAATCAAATCTTTTGCAGCACGGTTTGAAATGCCCTCTTGCAAGGCTAATAATTTATAAGCTTTTTCCATTTTTATTTCCTAATATTTGCTCTAGTAGTGGCTCAAAGTCGCCACGATGAACGATAGTACTTTTTGGGTAAGTATCAATACTATCAAAAACGTTT is a window from the Sulfurospirillum oryzae genome containing:
- a CDS encoding KH domain-containing protein, with the protein product MIDKFLEEFAKLLVDNPAGVRVERSDVDGTFCEVVIYADKIDTGKLIGKDGKMINSLKTLISGCKAKDGKSYRVTVKANDE
- the rpsP gene encoding 30S ribosomal protein S16, whose amino-acid sequence is MATVVRLTRMGRNKAPFYRIVVTDSRKKRDGGSIETIGYYNPLSNPQAIKFDAERLAYWKSVGAKLSDRVAKITGK
- the ffh gene encoding signal recognition particle protein, whose protein sequence is MFEVLTDSFRSAINKIRFSDDEKSLKSALENLKKALLKADVHHKIVRDLLRQVELETKAKGIGQANFLRSLKTNLTTILTVPGRQGFVFASKPPTTVLMVGLQGSGKTTTTVKLANYLKLKQKKVLVVACDLQRLAAVEQLRQLCSANEIDLYSEDANANPVNIAKNAMKKAKEGLYDVVLVDTAGRLAIDAELMDQLEAIKKEVTPDEIFYVADSMTGQDAVKSAVTFHEKITLSGVILSKFDGDGKGGVALGIAEQTNVPLRFIGVGEKVADLEHFIPDRIVSRLMGEGDLETLAEKTSSIIDEKQAKALTKKIKKGEFNFNDFLEQMEQMKKLGSMKSLIGMIPGLSQMAGKLKDVDMENSVEMKRIKAMIGSMTKKEREDPELLNNSRKRRIAEGSGLSQVEVNRFLKQFGNAAKMAKKFSGKKGMQDLQNMLSQSKHAHLR
- a CDS encoding RluA family pseudouridine synthase, which translates into the protein MEKAYKLLALQEGISNRAAKDLIDRGVVYSAGKKVSVARGELIETTKFKVEKIAPIKVIFEDEFIMAVDKPAFMTSEEVAEIKKLPLLHRLDRETSGVLLLTKDDEFRKRAVIAFKKREVQKEYLAIVEAKIVEPVEINAPIMTIKKGNTAYSKISADGKEAISHVEPLMIEGKRSKIKVRIETGRTHQIRVHLKSIGASILGDTEYGGRPFKRLMLHASKIMLLGYIFQTKEPEDFIKFSV